GACTTCGGAACTACAGGCGAAGCGTAGGCTGGGACTCACCGCTACTTTGGTTCGTGAGGACGGATTGGAAGAGGACGTATTCAGTCTGATCGGACCCAAAAAATACGACGTTCCTTGGAAGGAATTGGAAAGCAAATCCTGGATTGCAGAGGCAAAATGTAAGGAAATCAGAGTCGCAATGGAAGACGATCTCAGAATGAGATATTCCATCGCGGATGATCGCGAGAAATTCCGTCTGGCTTCCGAAAACCCGGAAAAACTTCGTGCGATCGAACTCATCATGAAAAAGCATTCCGAGTCTCATCTTCTCGTAATCGGTCAATACATCAACCAATTGGAGGAAATCTCCAAGAAGTTTAAGATTCCTTTAATTACCGGGAAAACTCCTTTGGGAGAGAGACAGGAACTTTACGATGCTTTCCGATCGGGAAGAATCAAATCTCTGGTAGTAAGTAAGGTTGCGAACTTCTCTATCGACTTACCCGACGCGAATATCGCCATCCAGGTATCGGGAACTTTCGGATCCCGCCAGGAAGAGGCGCAGCGTTTGGGAAGGATTCTTAGGCCGAAGGGAGACGATAATACCGCGGTGTTCTATTCCTTGATTTCCAGGGATACGAACGAGGAAAGATTCGGACAGAATAGACAATTATTCCTTACCGAACAAGGTTACGAATACGAAATATATACTCTGGACCAATTCCGGGAATCCCTAGAAGAAAAGGTCGGAGCTTAAATTAATACAAGCGAGGTATCAATGGAGTGGAACGCTAGGAGGCTGGATGTAATCGAGCCTTCACCTACTTTGGCAATCAGTGCCAAGGCGGCCGAGTTAAAAAAACAAGGCGAAGACATCGTGAGTTTCGGAGCCGGAGAACCGGATTTCGAAACGCCCGCTCATATCAAAGAAGCGGCCAAGAAAGCGATCGATAAAGGACAGACCCGTTACACGGCGGTATCGGGAACGGTCGAATTAAAAGACGCAATCATAACCAAATTCAAACGGGACAACGGTCTCGAATATTCCAGAAACCAAATTATCGTAGGAACCGGCGGTAAGCAGGTGATTTATAATTTCTTCCTCGCGATTCTGAATCCGGGGGACGAGGTGATCATACCTGCGCCTTACTGGGTGAGTTATGCGGATATCGTACGATTAGCGGAAGGAAAAGCGGTCATCGTTCCCACCTCTAAAGAAAAGGAGTTTCGTATCTCTCCTGAGGAATTGGAGAAAGCGATCACTCCTAAGACCAAGGCTGTCGTAATCAATTCGCCTTCTAATCCGACGGGTTCCGCCTATTCTCGAGCGGAGTTGGAAGCACTGGGCAAGGTTATCTTAAAGCATAAGATCATGGTCCTAAGTGACGATATCTATGAAAGCATAGTGTTCGACGGATTCCAATTTTCGAACTTGGCTATGCTTTCTCCTGAATTGAAGGAACTCACTTTCGTGGCAAACGGAGTATCCAAGGCTTATTCCATGACTGGTTGGAGAATCGGTTACGGCGCTGGGCCGGTCGAAATCATCCGTAATATGGATACCATCCAAAGCCAGTCCACTTCCAATCCTTCTTCCATTTCCCAAGCGGCAGCGGAAGCGGCTCTGACCGGAGACCAAGAATGCGTGAAAGAAATGGCAAAGGCCTTCCAAAAACGCAGGGATTTGATCGTGGGACTTCTCCGACAGATTCCGGGTGTGGAAGTGAACGTGCCGCAGGGCGCATTCTACGTATTTCCTTATCTGAGCGGCGTATACGAAACGGAAGGTTTCAAAAAGCTCGCAGCTTCTTCATCGGAAACCAGTAAGAGCAAATTATTCTGTGCTCATCTTCTGGATAAATACAAGGTCGCCGCCGTTCCGGGAATCGCGTTCGGAGACGACAATGCATTAAGACTCTCTTATGCGATGGGAGAGAAGGATATAGAGAAGGGTGTAGCGAGAATTTCGGAAATGGTTCGGGATCTCTCCCGTTAAAAGGAATGCATTCGGGCCGAATCCTTTTCCTGCTAGTTCTCGGATTCTCTTTCTTTCCGATTTTCGGAGAAGGAAAAAGAGAATTCATCGTGTTGGAACCCGGCTCGGATCTAGTTCTTTTTCCAGAAAAGAAATCCGAAGTATTACGCAAGCTTCCTTTCGGAGAGATTCTATACTCCGAAAACCAGAAAGAGACAGAAAGCAAATACCAACTCCTGACCGACCGGGACGGACTCAGGGGTTGGGTGGATTCTCGTTATGTTTTCCGGATCGGAAATAAGGGCACATATACCGTCGTAACTAAAGCCATAGAAAGGCTTTTGTACCAGGATTCCGGACCGGGAGAATTAGAATCCGTCTTTACCTACCTTTCCAAAGTGGAAGAAGGTCCCGTTTTCCAAGGAAACGAATTCCTATTCTTGAAAATCAGAAGGCTGGTGGTTTTGCAGAGATATCTGGAAGTGCTGCAATCTTCGGAATACAAAAATAAATCCAGGCAAAAATTGGAGGATCTGCTCAAGAATCTTCCTTCGGAAACGGGAGTATATTCTAAAAATGGAATATGGACCGATAGTCTGACCAACGCTAAGGAAGGTTCCAAGGTTCGGGTTAGGCCGGAGGCATATTGGAGGGTCGCCGAGGCCTATCCGAATTCCAAACCGGGGGACTTCGCGGCCTATCTTGCCGTGAAGCACACTCCGGAAATCCGTTGCGGAAGGGATCCAATCTGCGTCTTGGCGGACGAGGAAAACAGAAGGCTGAAATACCTTTTGCTGCAACCGAACGGAAATTATTCTGCGATATTCTCTTCCCAGTTGGAAAAACGATTAGTGGGTTTTACCAAGGATAGGGAAACCCTTCTATGCGATACCAAATTGCCGAAAGAAGAGAGCATTAGAAGCTTTAGATCCAAGGTACAGGAATTGCCGGCAAGATACGGAAAGAAATTCCATCCTAAAGTTAGGATCATCGAAGAGGAATGCTCTAAGAAGTGAAACTCGCGTTTCGACATTATCCCGCTAAGGAAGGCAAAAAGTTTTCCTCCCCGATCATCATTCTACACGGACTCTTCGGCTCTTCCAAAAATTGGATGGGCGTCGCCGATTTCTTGAGTCAATTTTCCGAAGTCTATGCCCTGGATCTCAGAAACCATGGTGATTCTCCCCATTCTTCCGAGCATACTCTAAGCGCGATGGCGGAGGATGTAAGGGAGTTTTTGTCCGACAGAGATATTCCTCAAATCATTCTGCTGGGCCATTCTATGGGAGGGCTTGTGGCGATGACTATCGCTCTCGAGAATCCGGAAATCGTACAGCATCTGATTATCCAGGATATCTCGCCCCGAGACTATGAATTCCGTTACGATTCCGAATTGTCCGTTCTAAACACGGATGTTTCCGGATTCCAAAATCGCCAGGAAGTCGATACGGCTGTTTCCGGTTTCGTCCCGGATCCATTCATCCGGAATTTTCTACTCATGAATTTGGAGAGGAGAGAGGAAGGAGGTTATCGTTGGAAATTGAACGTTTCCGGAATCTCCGGTTCTCGCAGAATGTTCGAATCTCAATTTCGGGGGGAGAATAAGACCTATCCCCGGGAGGTTCTTTTCATACTCGGAGGAGCTTCCGAGTATTTCGGAGAAAAGGATAAGGAGATCGCGCTACGCTATTTTCCTTTCGCAAAATTCGAGACGATTCCGGGTGGGGACCATTATATTCATTTTACGAAGGCCCCCGAATTTAAGAAAATCCTAACGGATTATCTTTCTTCTATTTGATTTCCTTTTTAAAAAATATTCCTAATAGGAATGCGAAAGTCCAAAACAGGACCATTCCCGTAGGAACTAATATCGTAAAATTATAATTCTTAACGGTCCCTAAAATTCCTGTGGATAGAATGGACGCTCCTAAAGAAAGCGCGAGTCCCGGATCGGAAACGACCAATCTTTTTTTCAAGTAAGGAATCACTTCCGATAAGAATACCGCAACCATGGATCCTACCGTGAATGAGGAAATCTTGAGTCCCAATTCCAATAGTCCTTTGGTATAGATTTCCGGAAGAGAAAAGAAGAAAAGGGAACTCAAGAAAAGAAGAACGGCAAAGAAGAACGCGGAAAATTTTTGACCTCCTAAAGACCAGCCGAAATCAGCCTTAGCTGTCAGAGACAAGGAATTGATGGAACTGGAAAGAGTGGACATGGTGGATGCTAGAATCCCTGAAAGGAGTAATCCGAGGAAAGGTGCCGGTACTTCTTCCACTAAAAATTTGGAGAACACTTTGTCCTGATTGAGAGAAGATCCGGAGAAATGGTAATAGAGCAGGGTCCCGATACTTAAGAATAGAATCATCTGGAAGAACACAGCGATTCCGGATCCGATCATCGCTTTTTGCGAGTCCTTAATATTACGAGCGGCAAGAGCTCTTTGGACAAACATCTGATCCGCTCCGTGCGTTCCTAAACTCAATAAG
This sequence is a window from Leptospira wolffii serovar Khorat str. Khorat-H2. Protein-coding genes within it:
- a CDS encoding pyridoxal phosphate-dependent aminotransferase: MEWNARRLDVIEPSPTLAISAKAAELKKQGEDIVSFGAGEPDFETPAHIKEAAKKAIDKGQTRYTAVSGTVELKDAIITKFKRDNGLEYSRNQIIVGTGGKQVIYNFFLAILNPGDEVIIPAPYWVSYADIVRLAEGKAVIVPTSKEKEFRISPEELEKAITPKTKAVVINSPSNPTGSAYSRAELEALGKVILKHKIMVLSDDIYESIVFDGFQFSNLAMLSPELKELTFVANGVSKAYSMTGWRIGYGAGPVEIIRNMDTIQSQSTSNPSSISQAAAEAALTGDQECVKEMAKAFQKRRDLIVGLLRQIPGVEVNVPQGAFYVFPYLSGVYETEGFKKLAASSSETSKSKLFCAHLLDKYKVAAVPGIAFGDDNALRLSYAMGEKDIEKGVARISEMVRDLSR
- a CDS encoding SH3 domain-containing protein, which codes for MHSGRILFLLVLGFSFFPIFGEGKREFIVLEPGSDLVLFPEKKSEVLRKLPFGEILYSENQKETESKYQLLTDRDGLRGWVDSRYVFRIGNKGTYTVVTKAIERLLYQDSGPGELESVFTYLSKVEEGPVFQGNEFLFLKIRRLVVLQRYLEVLQSSEYKNKSRQKLEDLLKNLPSETGVYSKNGIWTDSLTNAKEGSKVRVRPEAYWRVAEAYPNSKPGDFAAYLAVKHTPEIRCGRDPICVLADEENRRLKYLLLQPNGNYSAIFSSQLEKRLVGFTKDRETLLCDTKLPKEESIRSFRSKVQELPARYGKKFHPKVRIIEEECSKK
- a CDS encoding alpha/beta fold hydrolase; translated protein: MKLAFRHYPAKEGKKFSSPIIILHGLFGSSKNWMGVADFLSQFSEVYALDLRNHGDSPHSSEHTLSAMAEDVREFLSDRDIPQIILLGHSMGGLVAMTIALENPEIVQHLIIQDISPRDYEFRYDSELSVLNTDVSGFQNRQEVDTAVSGFVPDPFIRNFLLMNLERREEGGYRWKLNVSGISGSRRMFESQFRGENKTYPREVLFILGGASEYFGEKDKEIALRYFPFAKFETIPGGDHYIHFTKAPEFKKILTDYLSSI